A single genomic interval of Alkalibacter saccharofermentans DSM 14828 harbors:
- a CDS encoding indolepyruvate ferredoxin oxidoreductase subunit alpha: MSAKRFNVIIDQERCKGCGLCLRFCPASILKIDTEKLNKKGYHPSSVIKMERCLGCGNCSVVCPDAAITIQLLEGKEGGGYE; this comes from the coding sequence ATGAGCGCAAAAAGATTCAATGTCATTATTGATCAGGAAAGGTGCAAGGGATGTGGGTTGTGCTTAAGATTTTGTCCGGCAAGCATTTTGAAAATAGACACAGAGAAGCTTAACAAAAAAGGATATCATCCCTCCTCGGTGATTAAGATGGAAAGGTGCCTCGGATGCGGCAACTGTTCAGTCGTATGTCCAGATGCAGCCATAACGATTCAACTTTTAGAAGGCAAGGAAGGTGGAGGTTATGAGTGA